The Chitinophagales bacterium genome includes a region encoding these proteins:
- the atpA gene encoding F0F1 ATP synthase subunit alpha, translated as MVDVKPDEISAILREQLTNFKTAAELEEVGTVLQVGDGIARVYGLNKVRYGELVEFPSGVKAIALNLEEDNVGVVLMGASDEIKEGDTVKRTGKIASVKVGEGMLGRIVNGLGIPIDGKGPIEGEMFEMPIERKAPGVIYRQPVDEPLQTGIKAIDAMIPIGRGQRELIIGDRQTGKTSIAIDTILNQKEFYDRGEPVFCIYVASGQKASTVAQVAKTLEAKGALDYTVIVSASAADPAPLQFYSPFTGAAIGEFFRDTGRPALIIYDDLSKQAVAYREVSLLLRRPPGREAYPGDVFYLHSRLLERAAKIIDKDEIAQQMNDLPDSLKGKVKGGGSLTALPIIETQAGDVSAYIPTNVISITDGQIFLDNNLFNSGVRPAINVGISVSRVGGNAQIKSMKKVAGTLKLDQAQYRELEAFSKFGSDLDDATKAVLDKGAKNVEILKQGLNSPLSVEDQIAIIYCGTKGLLKAVPVNKIKEFESLFLTEMNSNHSDMMKLLADGKLTDEVTATLEKVAAEIAAQYKA; from the coding sequence ATGGTTGATGTAAAACCTGATGAAATATCAGCAATATTAAGAGAACAACTCACCAATTTTAAAACAGCTGCCGAACTTGAAGAAGTAGGTACCGTGCTCCAGGTAGGTGACGGAATTGCCCGTGTTTACGGATTGAACAAAGTCCGTTACGGTGAATTGGTAGAATTCCCCAGCGGTGTAAAAGCCATTGCCCTTAACCTTGAAGAAGACAATGTGGGCGTGGTTTTGATGGGAGCCTCTGATGAAATAAAAGAAGGCGATACGGTAAAAAGAACAGGAAAAATTGCCTCTGTAAAAGTAGGTGAAGGAATGCTGGGACGCATTGTAAATGGTTTGGGTATTCCTATTGACGGAAAAGGACCGATAGAAGGCGAAATGTTTGAAATGCCTATCGAAAGAAAAGCACCGGGTGTAATTTACCGTCAGCCGGTAGATGAGCCGCTGCAAACAGGAATCAAGGCAATTGACGCGATGATTCCAATCGGTAGAGGACAGCGTGAGCTGATCATTGGCGACCGTCAAACAGGTAAAACATCCATTGCCATTGATACTATTCTCAATCAAAAAGAATTTTACGACAGAGGCGAGCCCGTTTTCTGCATTTATGTAGCATCGGGTCAAAAAGCTTCTACAGTGGCACAAGTGGCCAAAACACTTGAAGCAAAAGGCGCACTGGATTATACTGTAATCGTTTCAGCTTCGGCTGCTGACCCGGCACCACTTCAGTTCTACTCTCCTTTTACAGGAGCTGCTATTGGCGAATTTTTCCGCGACACAGGACGTCCGGCATTGATCATTTACGATGATCTTTCAAAACAAGCCGTAGCTTATCGTGAAGTTTCGCTTTTGCTCAGAAGACCTCCGGGCCGTGAAGCATATCCCGGTGATGTTTTCTATTTGCACTCTCGTCTATTGGAGCGCGCTGCAAAAATCATCGACAAGGATGAAATTGCACAGCAAATGAACGATTTGCCCGATTCGCTTAAAGGAAAAGTAAAAGGTGGCGGTTCTTTAACTGCACTGCCAATTATTGAAACACAGGCCGGTGACGTTTCCGCTTATATTCCTACCAACGTAATTTCTATTACAGACGGACAGATATTCCTGGACAACAACCTGTTCAACTCAGGTGTACGTCCTGCGATTAATGTTGGTATTTCTGTATCACGTGTAGGCGGTAATGCACAGATCAAGTCTATGAAAAAAGTTGCAGGTACATTGAAACTGGACCAGGCACAATATCGCGAATTGGAAGCATTCTCTAAATTTGGTTCCGACCTTGATGATGCAACCAAAGCAGTTTTGGACAAGGGTGCCAAAAACGTGGAAATCCTGAAACAGGGTTTGAACTCACCACTTTCTGTAGAAGATCAAATTGCTATTATTTACTGCGGTACAAAAGGATTGCTTAAAGCTGTGCCCGTAAATAAGATCAAGGAATTTGAATCGCTTTTCCTTACAGAAATGAATTCCAATCATAGCGATATGATGAAATTATTGGCAGACGGTAAATTAACAGATGAAGTAACTGCCACTTTGGAAAAAGTAGCTGCTGAAATAGCTGCACAGTATAAAGCTTAA
- the atpF gene encoding F0F1 ATP synthase subunit B, with translation MELVTPAIGLVFWTTVVFILLLIVLRVFAWKPILKAVEEREESIENALKSAEQAKAEMEKLNAKNETILAEAREDKTRMIQEAKAAGEKIISEAKEKASLESQRNIENAKREIENQKDAAKAELKKEVGTMALEIAEKLLRKELENKGAQEELASKLVEDFKLN, from the coding sequence ATGGAATTAGTAACTCCCGCCATTGGTCTTGTGTTTTGGACTACGGTAGTCTTTATACTTCTACTGATCGTTTTGAGGGTTTTTGCATGGAAACCCATTCTCAAAGCTGTAGAAGAAAGAGAAGAATCCATAGAAAACGCATTGAAATCTGCCGAGCAAGCCAAAGCAGAAATGGAAAAGCTCAATGCTAAAAATGAAACCATACTGGCAGAAGCCCGCGAGGATAAAACCAGGATGATACAGGAGGCAAAAGCTGCCGGTGAAAAAATCATTAGCGAAGCCAAAGAAAAAGCCAGCCTGGAAAGTCAGCGCAATATAGAAAACGCCAAACGCGAAATTGAAAATCAGAAAGATGCTGCAAAAGCTGAACTGAAGAAAGAAGTGGGAACTATGGCCCTGGAAATAGCAGAAAAATTGTTGCGCAAAGAATTGGAAAACAAAGGTGCGCAGGAAGAACTCGCATCTAAATTGGTTGAAGACTTTAAATTGAACTAA
- a CDS encoding SBBP repeat-containing protein, protein MKQTLFTLLSTLFFMGTYAQEPEFEWAKAMGGTNREEGNSIVIDDSGNVYTTGRFHGTVDFDPDPFTSFNLTSVGGYDIFISKLDANGNFLWAKSMGGTRDEEGRSIAIDGSGNVYTTGYFRNTADFDPGQDTFNLTSAGFWDIFISKLDANGNFLWAKSIGDIGDDEGYSIAIDDNSNVYTTGYFSYTADFDPGQDTFNLTSIWGNDIFISKLDANGNFVWAKSMGGTSTDSGYSIAIGDNDNIYTTGSFGGTTDFDPGIDTFNLTTIGGDDIFISKLDTNGSFLWAKAMGSTSNDKGHSIAIDGSGNIYTTGYFEGTTDFDPGVGTYNLSSAGDRDIFISKLDANGDFIWAKAMGGTSRDEGNSIAIDDSGNVYTTGYFLGTADFDPGSDTFIISSVGYDIFISKLDVNGNFLWIKSMGGAQYDYGNSITIDNRGAVYTTGHFRGTADFDPGSDTFNLTSGLFHDIFVHKMSQCISRARGEVFWDVNENCIKDAGETTLTHTLLISIQPGDYTVQTAANGRWEIDSLPTGNYTATIDTSNANWLTCPPTQSFTVVHPDSCTLVPDFGFVAKYPCPAPNISIAMPQIRRGFSDQEIYVQACNLNSATDSLTSAYALLELDSNISVQNASLVYTNLGNNIFEVQLGDLLPGECVNFYFNVTVELSAQALQTLCLEAELFPQSECVFDSTETPYIIDTTFTPCTLPWDKSSISIEAWCDQDSVYFIISNTGDIGSGDMDCYSPMRFYIDGILVKFDSVMLQGQETTTLAYAGTGETFSIEVDQHPLHPGHSRPNAHIENCGNGTWTPGIIPQMPTDDIDPVVDVFCGQVTAPLDPNDKRGFPLGVGEQKIIRANQNLEYMIRFQNVGTDTAVNIVIKDTLSEDFNIFTLQSGVSSHPYEFSISGQRELTWRFNNIMLPDSTIDQPNSNGFVMFKVEQNPDLPLGTVLKNRAGIYFDFEAPVITNTSAHTISEFNLLPIGIDEILLCDSSEYTWIDGNTYYTNNTSATYTLPGAAASGIDSIVRLRLSFNTSTSGTDSIIACDSLIWIDENTYYANNNTATHTLQNEQGCDSIITLNLTVYSSSTESYIETICEGDVYAVHGFTYDQTGIYNDTLFYQSGCDSIRYTVNLTVDSATELTYTETICEGDVFSVHGFDYDQSGVYKDTLFYQSGCDSIRFTVDLTVDSATAENFTDTICGGDVYSVHGYDYNQTGVYYDTLNYQSGCDSIVFTVDLTVKEADIENYTGTICEGDVYVVQGFDYNQTGVYKDTLFYLSGCDSISFTVDLTVNPVDSTFETRVTCTPSDTGVFVFSETNRYTCDSVHTLSVSLDNCIGIKAKSLFDFVSIFPNPAKDVLIVQIKTPLLSGDVSGGIYSLEGKLLQSLRLKEGTNSLDVSNYATGLYFLQLISKEEQKVFKVVLEP, encoded by the coding sequence ATGAAACAAACACTTTTCACCCTTTTAAGCACTTTATTTTTTATGGGTACTTATGCCCAGGAACCCGAATTTGAATGGGCAAAAGCCATGGGTGGCACAAACAGGGAGGAAGGAAACTCCATCGTCATAGACGACAGCGGCAATGTTTATACCACTGGGAGGTTTCATGGCACAGTTGATTTTGATCCCGATCCTTTTACTAGCTTTAACCTTACTTCGGTAGGAGGTTATGATATTTTTATATCCAAATTGGATGCCAATGGCAATTTTTTATGGGCAAAATCTATGGGAGGCACAAGAGATGAAGAAGGACGTTCCATCGCCATAGATGGCAGTGGCAATGTTTATACCACGGGGTATTTTAGGAATACAGCTGATTTTGACCCAGGGCAGGACACCTTTAATCTCACTTCGGCAGGATTCTGGGATATTTTCATCTCCAAATTGGATGCCAATGGCAATTTTCTATGGGCAAAAAGCATTGGCGACATAGGTGATGATGAGGGATATTCAATCGCCATAGATGATAACAGCAATGTTTATACTACAGGGTATTTTAGTTACACAGCTGATTTTGACCCAGGACAGGACACCTTTAACCTCACTTCGATATGGGGGAATGATATATTTATTTCTAAATTGGATGCCAATGGCAATTTTGTATGGGCAAAATCTATGGGTGGTACAAGTACTGATAGTGGATACTCCATCGCCATAGGCGACAACGACAATATTTATACCACCGGTTCTTTTGGAGGCACAACCGATTTTGACCCTGGTATAGACACTTTTAATCTCACTACTATAGGAGGGGATGATATCTTCATTTCCAAATTAGATACCAATGGAAGTTTTTTATGGGCAAAGGCTATGGGCAGTACAAGTAATGATAAGGGACACTCCATTGCCATAGATGGCAGTGGCAATATCTATACCACTGGGTATTTTGAAGGCACAACCGATTTTGACCCGGGTGTTGGAACCTATAACCTCAGTTCGGCAGGAGACAGAGATATTTTCATTTCCAAATTGGATGCCAATGGTGACTTTATATGGGCAAAAGCTATGGGCGGTACAAGTCGGGATGAAGGAAACTCCATTGCCATAGACGACAGTGGCAATGTCTATACCACTGGGTATTTTCTAGGTACAGCCGATTTTGATCCGGGGTCGGACACATTTATCATTAGTTCGGTAGGCTATGATATTTTTATATCCAAATTGGACGTCAATGGCAATTTTCTATGGATAAAATCTATGGGAGGCGCACAATATGATTATGGAAACTCGATCACCATAGACAACAGAGGCGCTGTTTATACCACCGGACATTTTAGGGGTACAGCCGATTTTGACCCGGGGTCGGACACATTTAACCTTACTTCAGGATTATTTCATGATATTTTTGTGCATAAAATGAGCCAATGTATTTCACGAGCAAGAGGAGAAGTGTTTTGGGATGTAAATGAAAATTGTATCAAAGATGCAGGGGAAACAACTTTAACGCACACGCTTTTAATAAGCATTCAGCCAGGTGATTATACTGTCCAAACAGCAGCCAATGGGCGTTGGGAAATAGATTCTCTACCTACGGGCAATTATACGGCTACTATTGATACAAGTAATGCCAATTGGTTGACCTGCCCTCCCACGCAAAGTTTTACAGTAGTGCATCCCGATAGCTGTACCCTGGTACCCGATTTTGGTTTTGTAGCAAAATATCCCTGCCCTGCACCCAATATTAGCATTGCTATGCCGCAAATCAGGCGCGGTTTTTCTGATCAAGAAATTTATGTACAGGCTTGTAATCTAAATTCTGCAACAGATTCCCTCACTAGTGCTTATGCATTATTAGAACTTGACTCCAATATTTCGGTACAGAATGCTTCATTGGTCTATACCAATTTGGGTAATAATATTTTTGAAGTGCAATTGGGTGATTTATTGCCCGGGGAATGTGTCAATTTTTATTTTAATGTTACGGTTGAGCTAAGTGCTCAGGCTCTACAAACACTTTGTCTGGAAGCAGAGCTTTTTCCTCAGTCCGAATGCGTATTTGACAGCACAGAAACACCTTATATTATCGACACTACTTTTACGCCCTGTACACTCCCCTGGGACAAATCAAGCATTAGCATAGAAGCTTGGTGCGATCAGGATTCGGTGTATTTTATCATTAGCAATACAGGAGATATTGGGAGCGGTGATATGGATTGTTATTCACCCATGCGATTTTATATTGACGGTATTCTCGTCAAATTTGATTCGGTAATGCTGCAAGGGCAGGAAACTACCACACTTGCTTATGCAGGAACAGGTGAAACTTTTAGCATAGAAGTAGATCAACATCCGCTTCATCCTGGACATTCCCGTCCCAATGCCCATATAGAAAACTGTGGCAATGGCACCTGGACTCCCGGTATTATCCCTCAAATGCCCACAGATGATATTGACCCTGTTGTGGATGTTTTCTGCGGTCAGGTTACCGCTCCACTCGATCCAAATGACAAACGCGGCTTTCCCCTGGGCGTGGGTGAACAAAAAATTATTCGCGCCAATCAGAATCTGGAGTATATGATTCGCTTTCAGAATGTAGGAACAGATACGGCTGTTAACATCGTAATCAAAGATACCTTAAGCGAAGACTTTAATATTTTCACCTTACAAAGTGGGGTCAGTAGCCACCCCTATGAATTTAGCATTTCAGGTCAAAGAGAATTAACCTGGAGATTTAACAATATCATGTTGCCCGACAGCACTATAGACCAGCCAAATTCAAACGGTTTTGTGATGTTCAAGGTAGAGCAAAACCCTGATTTGCCACTCGGTACTGTTTTGAAAAATAGGGCAGGCATTTATTTTGATTTTGAAGCTCCGGTTATTACCAATACTTCAGCTCATACCATTAGTGAATTTAATCTACTACCTATTGGCATTGATGAAATTTTGCTCTGCGATAGCTCAGAATACACCTGGATAGATGGCAATACCTATTATACCAATAATACTTCCGCTACCTACACATTGCCCGGAGCAGCAGCTTCCGGCATTGACAGTATAGTAAGGCTAAGGCTGAGTTTCAACACCTCCACAAGTGGTACAGACAGCATTATCGCCTGCGATAGTCTTATTTGGATAGATGAAAATACCTATTATGCCAATAATAACACCGCTACACATACTTTACAAAATGAGCAAGGTTGTGATAGTATCATAACACTGAACTTAACAGTTTACAGTTCATCAACTGAAAGCTATATCGAAACCATTTGTGAAGGAGATGTATATGCTGTGCATGGCTTTACTTACGATCAAACAGGTATTTATAATGATACACTTTTCTATCAAAGCGGATGTGATAGCATAAGGTACACCGTAAACTTAACAGTGGATAGTGCAACAGAACTAACTTATACAGAAACCATCTGTGAAGGCGATGTATTTTCCGTGCATGGCTTTGATTATGATCAATCAGGTGTTTATAAAGACACGCTCTTCTACCAAAGCGGATGTGATAGCATAAGGTTTACAGTTGACTTAACGGTTGATAGTGCAACAGCAGAAAATTTCACGGACACCATTTGTGGAGGCGATGTATATTCTGTGCACGGCTATGATTACAACCAAACAGGCGTTTATTATGACACGCTTAATTATCAAAGTGGATGTGATAGTATTGTATTTACTGTGGATTTAACTGTAAAAGAAGCAGATATAGAAAATTATACAGGCACTATCTGTGAAGGAGATGTATATGTTGTGCAAGGCTTTGACTATAACCAAACAGGTGTTTATAAGGACACACTTTTTTACCTAAGCGGCTGTGATAGTATTTCGTTTACGGTAGATTTAACGGTAAATCCTGTTGATTCAACTTTTGAAACACGAGTAACCTGTACTCCATCAGACACGGGCGTGTTTGTATTCAGCGAAACAAATAGATACACCTGCGATAGCGTCCACACGCTTAGCGTAAGTTTAGACAATTGCATCGGCATCAAGGCAAAAAGTTTATTTGATTTTGTAAGCATTTTTCCAAATCCAGCAAAAGATGTCTTGATTGTACAAATCAAAACACCCCTTTTGAGTGGGGATGTGTCGGGAGGTATTTACTCCTTAGAAGGCAAGCTCCTTCAAAGCCTTAGGCTTAAGGAAGGCACCAACAGTTTGGATGTAAGCAACTATGCCACGGGCCTGTATTTTCTTCAGTTGATTTCAAAAGAAGAGCAGAAGGTTTTTAAAGTGGTTTTGGAGCCTTAG
- the atpE gene encoding ATP synthase F0 subunit C — MTGTVGAIGVGLAVIGAGLGIGRIGGSAVEAMARQPEASGKIQTAMIIAAALVEGVALFGVVAAAFFGG, encoded by the coding sequence ATGACAGGTACAGTAGGTGCAATCGGAGTAGGACTAGCGGTAATCGGTGCCGGATTAGGTATTGGTAGAATCGGTGGTTCTGCAGTAGAAGCAATGGCAAGACAACCTGAGGCCTCAGGCAAAATCCAAACTGCAATGATTATTGCTGCAGCATTGGTTGAAGGTGTGGCTCTTTTCGGTGTTGTTGCTGCTGCTTTCTTTGGAGGCTAA
- the atpH gene encoding ATP synthase F1 subunit delta produces MSASRLSSRYAKAIIVLAQEQNKLDRIYEDMQYLGSSIKAVRELELVFKSPVINAVKKQKIFNAVFSGKLDKLTDSFIEILIRKGREPYLVDVVKAYTEQYNTLNKITPVKIKSAVALSDKVTEELISKLKEVASLENTTVEKQIDSDLIGGFVLQYEDKLFDASISNRLQELKLLIDDKEFIKTL; encoded by the coding sequence ATGTCAGCATCACGTCTTTCTTCCCGCTACGCCAAAGCAATAATCGTTCTTGCACAAGAGCAAAACAAGCTCGACCGCATTTATGAGGATATGCAATATCTCGGTTCCAGTATTAAAGCTGTGCGCGAACTTGAGCTGGTTTTTAAAAGCCCGGTGATCAATGCCGTTAAAAAGCAGAAAATTTTCAATGCCGTATTTAGCGGAAAATTGGACAAACTCACTGACAGCTTTATTGAAATCCTTATCAGGAAAGGAAGAGAACCCTACCTGGTCGATGTGGTTAAAGCTTATACGGAGCAATACAATACGCTGAATAAAATCACTCCTGTGAAAATAAAATCAGCAGTGGCACTCAGCGATAAAGTAACAGAGGAACTGATCTCCAAATTGAAAGAAGTGGCAAGTTTGGAAAATACAACAGTAGAAAAACAAATAGACTCAGACCTAATAGGCGGGTTTGTGCTGCAATACGAAGACAAGCTATTTGATGCAAGTATATCTAACAGATTGCAAGAGCTCAAGCTTTTGATTGACGATAAAGAATTTATTAAAACCTTATAA
- the atpB gene encoding F0F1 ATP synthase subunit A, which translates to MGAAFQLGKILTISSLFFLFMIAPIQAQEGHGNGDHKNEEAKESGFDPVSMIMHHIADAHEWHLWDVTGEDGKKHAVSIPLPVILYTEGNLDIFMSSEFDHGKSTVTKGDREYALDHGHVKELNGLYVMDFSITKNVFSLFFSAFLTILIFVGVASNYKRGPSKPKGLASFMEPLILFVRDDIARPNISNNPEKYMPYLLTVFFFIWLNNLLGLVPFFPGGANLTGNISFTLVLAAFTLLITNLNGNKHYWKHTLMPPVPVALWPIMIPVEIIGIFTKPFALMIRLFANITAGHIIILSLVSLIFIFESVAVSPISAGFMLFMNCLELLVAALQAYIFTLLSALFIGMATEEAHH; encoded by the coding sequence ATGGGTGCTGCTTTTCAATTGGGTAAAATTCTAACAATTTCTTCGCTGTTTTTTCTGTTTATGATTGCTCCTATACAGGCTCAAGAAGGGCATGGGAACGGAGATCATAAAAATGAAGAAGCCAAAGAATCCGGTTTTGATCCGGTGAGTATGATTATGCACCACATTGCCGATGCACATGAATGGCATCTTTGGGATGTGACAGGGGAAGACGGCAAAAAACACGCAGTATCCATTCCATTACCGGTAATCCTTTACACAGAAGGCAATCTGGATATCTTTATGTCCTCTGAATTCGATCATGGTAAAAGTACTGTTACAAAAGGCGACAGGGAATACGCCCTGGATCACGGCCATGTTAAAGAACTCAACGGATTGTACGTGATGGATTTTTCCATTACTAAAAATGTATTCAGCCTTTTCTTTTCAGCCTTTCTTACAATATTGATTTTTGTAGGAGTTGCTTCCAACTACAAACGAGGGCCATCAAAGCCCAAAGGGCTGGCTTCTTTTATGGAGCCATTAATATTATTCGTACGCGATGATATTGCAAGGCCAAATATTTCCAACAACCCTGAAAAATACATGCCCTATTTACTTACGGTGTTCTTTTTCATTTGGTTGAACAACTTACTCGGGCTGGTGCCTTTTTTCCCTGGTGGAGCCAACCTGACCGGAAACATTTCCTTTACACTGGTTTTGGCCGCCTTCACGCTTTTGATCACCAACTTGAACGGCAATAAACATTACTGGAAACATACCTTAATGCCACCTGTGCCTGTAGCGCTCTGGCCTATTATGATTCCGGTTGAAATTATAGGAATTTTCACCAAACCCTTTGCATTGATGATTCGTCTGTTTGCCAATATCACGGCAGGACACATCATTATTCTGAGTTTGGTTTCATTGATATTTATTTTTGAATCAGTAGCAGTATCTCCGATATCTGCGGGATTTATGCTATTTATGAATTGTTTGGAATTACTGGTAGCGGCTTTGCAGGCTTATATCTTTACTTTGCTTTCAGCATTGTTTATAGGTATGGCCACGGAAGAGGCGCACCACTAA